The stretch of DNA GCCGTGTTCGGGTGCGGGCCGGACCGCATTTATCCGCCGCGGCACCAGGCTTTGGCCGATGCCATCGCCGGTAGCGGCGGGGCGCTGGTTTCCGAGTTTCCTCCCGGTACCCCGCCGAGCCGGGAGGGATTTCCGCGCCGCAACCGGATCATCAGCGGCCTCAGCCTCGGCGTGCTGGTGGTGGAGGCGGCGCTGAAATCGGGTTCGCTCATCACCGCGCGCCAAGCGATGGAACAGGGGCGCGAGGTTTTCGCCATTCCCGGCTCGATCCACGATCCCCTGGCTCGGGGCTGCAATGCGCTGATCCGTGAGGGCGCAAAGCTGGTGGAGTCGGTCCCGGACATTCTCGAGGAACTGGGCGCGCTGGCGGGTTTCGTGGATTTCCACGGAGACTCACCTGCTCCGCAGCCGGTGGACGCGGAAGCCGCGCGGATTCTGGCACATATTGCCTATGCGCCGACGTCCGTGGATACTCTAGTCGCGGCAACAGGTTATACAGCGAACCTCATCGCCTCGAAACTCGTCCTGCTCGAGATGGAGGGCCATGTGGCGGCTGCGCCGGGCGGCGGATACCGCCGTATAAAGTAGGGAGCGTACCGACGCTCCCCCACTCGAGAGGGCCAATGAAAGAAAACGTGTTTGATGTATTGATCTACCTGTTCGAAAACTATCTGGACCGCGACGCCGAGCAGACGCCGGATCCCGACGAGATGCGGACCGAGTTGCTGGAGGCGGGTTTTCCGCAGCAGGAGATCAATCGGGCGTTCGATTGGCTGGAGACACTGGGCGCCCAACAGCCGATGCGTGCCGCCTCCCTCCCCGCCTTCCGAATCTTTTCGTCGGAAGAATTGGCCAAGCTGGATGTGGAATGCCGCGGTTTCCTGATGTTTCTGGAGCAGAGCGGCATCCTGACGGCGGCGAGCAGGGAAATGGTCATCGATCGCCTGATGGCTTTGAACGAGGAACCCATCTCGCTCGAAAATCTGAAATGGGTCGTGCTGATGGTGCTGTTCAGCCAGCCCAGCGAGGAAGTCGCGTTCGCACGCATGGAAAATCTCGTTTATGAAAGTTTTCCCGGCTATATCCACTAAAGTCCGGGCGGCGGCTCCGGCCGGGACAGCAGGCGCGAAGCTGCAGTTCGCTCCAAGAGCCACCGCCTGAGGCAGATTTCATTCATGGCTCAACATCTCGTCATCGTCGAATCGCCGGCCAAAGCCCGGACGATCGAAAAATATCTCGGCAAGTCTTTCCAGGTCTATGCCTCCTACGGGCACGTGAGGGATTTGGTCCCCAAGGAAGGCGCGGTCGATCCGGACCACGATTTTTCGATGAAGTACGAAATCATCGAAAAGAACAAGAAGCATGTGCAGGCAATTTCCAAGGCCATGGAAAAGGCCGATGCGCTTTACCTCGCGACTGACCCGGACCGCGAAGGCGAGGCGATTTCCTGGCATCTGTACGAGCTGCTGAAGGAG from Methylococcus geothermalis encodes:
- a CDS encoding DUF494 family protein, which gives rise to MKENVFDVLIYLFENYLDRDAEQTPDPDEMRTELLEAGFPQQEINRAFDWLETLGAQQPMRAASLPAFRIFSSEELAKLDVECRGFLMFLEQSGILTAASREMVIDRLMALNEEPISLENLKWVVLMVLFSQPSEEVAFARMENLVYESFPGYIH
- the dprA gene encoding DNA-processing protein DprA, with the protein product MPATPLRYWLALARIPGVGPRRAASLLDRFGAARAVFGQPREAYDGLRLSSDALHRLARPAWDAVEADLAWLSQPGHSCITLHDPEYPSLLREIADPPVVLFVRGDPALLRSKQIAIVGSRNPSATGERTARQFAAALSRAGLAVTSGLALGIDAAGHQGALEAGAPTVAVFGCGPDRIYPPRHQALADAIAGSGGALVSEFPPGTPPSREGFPRRNRIISGLSLGVLVVEAALKSGSLITARQAMEQGREVFAIPGSIHDPLARGCNALIREGAKLVESVPDILEELGALAGFVDFHGDSPAPQPVDAEAARILAHIAYAPTSVDTLVAATGYTANLIASKLVLLEMEGHVAAAPGGGYRRIK